The following proteins are encoded in a genomic region of Canis lupus familiaris isolate Mischka breed German Shepherd chromosome 6, alternate assembly UU_Cfam_GSD_1.0, whole genome shotgun sequence:
- the UPK3B gene encoding LOW QUALITY PROTEIN: uroplakin-3b isoform X2 (The sequence of the model RefSeq protein was modified relative to this genomic sequence to represent the inferred CDS: deleted 1 base in 1 codon), translated as MGLRQRQPGPSLLLLLLVGTLIWPLPCMSLKLIPYTPQITAWDLEGKVTATTFSLEQPRCVLDGPASVASTVWLVVTFSNASKDFHNPQTLAEIPAFPRLLTDGYYMTLPLSLDQLPCEDPEGGGRSIPLLRVGNDPGCLADFYEPPYCNNPLPSPGPYRVKFLLMDARGSPQAETRWSDPITLHQGKAPGSIDTWPGRRSGDMIIITSILSSLAGLLLLAFLAASTVHFSSLWWPEEAPEQLRIGSFMGKRYMTHHIPPSEAATLPVGCEPGLDPLPSLSP; from the exons ATGGGGCTCCGCCAAAGGCAGCCTGGCCCAtcgctgctcctcctcctcctcgtggGGACACTGATCTGGCCCCTGCCCTGTATGAGCCTGA AGCTGATCCCCTACACGCCGCAGATAACAGCCTGGGACCTGGAAGGGAAAGTCACAGCTACCACATTCTCCCTGGAGCAGCCTCGCTGTGTCCTGGACGGGCCTGCCAGTGTTGCCAGCACCGTCTGGCTGGTGGTGACCTTCAGCAACG CCTCCAAGGACTTCCACAACCCACAGACGCTAGCTGAAATTCCAGCCTTCCCGCGGCTGCTGACTGATGGCTACTATATGACACTGCCCCTGTCCCTGGACCAGCTACCCTGTGAGGACCCTGAGGGTGGCGGCAGGAGCATCCCCCTGCTGCGGGTAGGCAATGACCCTGGCTGTCTTGCTGACTTCTACGAACCACCCTACTGCAacaaccccctccccagccctggaccTTACAG GGTGAAGTTCCTCTTGATGGACGCCAGGGGCTCACCCCAGGCTGAGACCAGGTGGTCCGACCCCATTACTCTCCACCAAG GGAAGGCCCCAGGCTCCATCGACACGTGGCCAGGGCGGCGAAGTGGTGACATGATCATCATCACCTCtatt ctctcctccctggctgGCCTCCTGCTCCTAGCCTTCCTGGCAGCGTCCACTGTGCACTT CTCCAGCCTGTGGTGGCCTGAGGAGGCCCCGGAGCAGCTGCGGATTGGCTCCTTCATGGGGAAGCGCTACATGACCCACCACATCCCACCCAGCGAGGCCGCCACCCTGCCTGTGGGCTGTGAGCCTGGTCTggaccccctccccagcctgagCCCCTAG